In Micromonospora purpureochromogenes, a single window of DNA contains:
- a CDS encoding S1C family serine protease — protein MGGTDVTDGWDWRQPGGTPASAGPPAGATPVGPPTAPHGAPGGTTSPWWSDALADPWRDPYAPAAVVIPGAPDAGAAPEPVSDPDAPGRPRLRQLLLVPLITALLAGSLGGALGYAFAVRGGAGGGVALGARPAEAPGLAQRRPESLAGVAEKVLPSVVTVRVASLGGVSEGSGFIVSADGHVITNDHVVSGGTGRASVVFNDGSTAPATVVGQDPESDIAVIKVSRTGLRPVEFGDSDALAVGDPVLAIGSPLSLANTVTAGIVSALDRTMQAGEPGGPVRYYAAIQTDAAVNHGNSGGPLVDSAGRVIGVNSTIKSLVAEGQEAGNIGLAFAIPINQAKRITQDIIGTGKARRTVIGAQVGGAGAGTATGGAGVRLAAVEPSGPAAGAGLKAGDVILKLNGRPMTEPIDLIALVRKFAPGSVVTVEYRRGSSRQNTSVTLAADAK, from the coding sequence CTGGGAGGCACCGACGTGACCGACGGCTGGGACTGGCGCCAGCCCGGTGGGACTCCGGCATCGGCGGGACCGCCGGCCGGGGCGACGCCGGTGGGGCCGCCTACGGCGCCGCACGGCGCCCCGGGCGGGACGACATCGCCCTGGTGGTCCGACGCGTTGGCCGACCCGTGGCGTGACCCGTACGCGCCCGCCGCCGTGGTCATTCCGGGCGCGCCCGATGCCGGGGCCGCGCCGGAACCGGTCAGCGACCCGGACGCCCCCGGCCGCCCGAGACTGCGCCAGCTGTTGCTCGTCCCGCTGATCACCGCGCTGCTCGCCGGGTCGCTCGGCGGAGCCCTCGGGTACGCCTTCGCGGTCCGCGGCGGGGCCGGTGGCGGGGTGGCGCTCGGCGCCCGACCGGCCGAGGCGCCGGGCCTGGCCCAGCGTCGCCCCGAGTCGCTGGCCGGGGTCGCCGAGAAGGTCCTGCCCAGCGTGGTGACCGTCCGGGTGGCCAGCCTGGGCGGGGTCAGCGAGGGCTCGGGCTTCATCGTCAGCGCCGACGGGCACGTGATCACCAACGACCACGTGGTCTCCGGCGGCACCGGCCGGGCCTCGGTGGTCTTCAACGATGGCAGCACCGCGCCGGCCACAGTCGTCGGCCAGGACCCGGAGTCGGACATCGCGGTGATCAAGGTCAGCCGCACCGGGCTGCGCCCGGTGGAGTTCGGCGACTCCGACGCGCTGGCGGTCGGCGACCCGGTGCTCGCCATCGGCTCGCCGCTCTCGCTGGCCAACACCGTCACCGCCGGCATCGTCAGCGCCCTGGACCGCACCATGCAGGCCGGGGAGCCCGGCGGCCCGGTCCGTTACTACGCGGCGATCCAGACCGACGCGGCGGTAAACCACGGCAACTCCGGCGGCCCGCTGGTCGACTCGGCCGGCCGGGTGATCGGGGTCAACTCCACGATCAAGTCACTGGTGGCCGAGGGGCAGGAGGCGGGCAACATCGGCCTCGCCTTCGCCATCCCGATCAACCAGGCCAAGCGGATCACGCAGGACATCATCGGCACCGGCAAGGCCCGCCGTACGGTGATCGGCGCGCAGGTGGGCGGCGCCGGCGCCGGCACCGCCACCGGCGGCGCGGGCGTACGGCTGGCGGCGGTGGAGCCGTCCGGGCCGGCGGCCGGCGCGGGGCTGAAGGCCGGGGACGTGATCCTCAAGCTGAACGGCCGCCCGATGACCGAGCCGATCGACCTGATCGCGCTGGTACGCAAGTTCGCGCCGGGATCCGTGGTGACGGTGGAGTACCGGCGGGGGTCGTCCCGGCAGAACACCTCGGTGACGCTCGCCGCAGACGCCAAGTGA
- a CDS encoding O-methyltransferase, which yields MQFAESYVGEDLVLRTARSLAREVGLDAVTPGAGAALRLLAAAGNARAVVEIGTGTGVSGVWLLRGMRADGVLTTIDLEVEHQRIARRIFVEAGFPSGRTRIITGRALDVLPRLADGAYDLVFVDAEATGFAAYVDAALRLLRPGGVLALNGTLAGGRIGDPAARDAETVTVRETIKALRESEHWIPALLPVGHGLLAAVKC from the coding sequence TTGCAGTTCGCCGAGTCGTACGTCGGCGAGGACCTCGTGCTGCGGACCGCCCGCAGCCTCGCCCGGGAGGTGGGCCTCGACGCGGTGACGCCCGGGGCCGGGGCGGCGCTGCGCCTGCTCGCCGCCGCCGGCAACGCCCGGGCGGTGGTGGAGATCGGCACCGGCACCGGGGTCAGCGGCGTCTGGCTGCTGCGCGGGATGCGGGCCGACGGCGTGCTCACCACCATCGACCTGGAGGTCGAGCACCAGCGGATCGCCCGGCGCATCTTCGTCGAGGCCGGCTTCCCGTCGGGGCGTACCCGGATCATCACCGGCCGGGCGCTGGACGTGCTGCCCCGGCTCGCGGACGGCGCGTACGACCTGGTCTTCGTCGACGCCGAGGCGACCGGCTTCGCCGCGTACGTCGACGCCGCGCTGCGGCTGCTGCGACCCGGCGGTGTGCTGGCCCTCAACGGCACCCTGGCCGGCGGCCGGATCGGCGACCCGGCCGCGCGGGACGCCGAGACGGTGACCGTCCGGGAGACGATCAAGGCGCTCCGGGAGTCCGAGCACTGGATCCCGGCGCTGCTGCCGGTGGGGCACGGCCTGCTCGCCGCCGTGAAGTGCTGA
- a CDS encoding leucyl aminopeptidase family protein, which produces MLAIRLTAGPDRLDTLVLPVRAAADTDGGDTPATLAPTGPALPDEVLAEATALLPATRLTGRAGETYAHLRPARTPARLLLLGIGDGADRAWRTAGAALTRAGKDETHITFSVPPGTGAEAVRALVEGLLLASYRFRMTEAGESPALTGVDLLVDDPDAYRDAVEVAETTARMTRLARDLTNTPSSVKNPQWFVAQVEAAAADQPDLHLRVRGPEELAAEGFGGILAVGGGSASTPRLVELDWRPADARTHVVLVGKGITFDTGGISIKPVPAMKLMRKDMAGAAAVVAATLGAAALRLPVRITTLAPLAENMVSGSAFRPGDIVRHYGGLTSETTNSDAEGRLVLADALAYAVRELQPDLLIDLATLTGANAVALGKRTGALYSENDQLAADLLAAVDAAGEAAWRMPLAAGYVEHLGSDLADLHSSPAVGAGSVTAALYLREFTDDLRDRWLHIDMSAPSWADGDDAELTRGATGWGVRGLLRWLATLD; this is translated from the coding sequence GTGCTCGCCATCCGCCTGACAGCCGGTCCGGACCGGCTCGACACTCTCGTCCTGCCCGTCCGCGCCGCGGCCGACACCGACGGGGGCGACACCCCGGCGACGCTGGCCCCGACCGGGCCGGCCCTGCCCGACGAGGTGCTGGCGGAGGCGACCGCCCTGCTGCCGGCGACCCGGCTGACCGGCCGGGCCGGCGAGACGTACGCGCACCTGCGCCCGGCCCGCACCCCGGCCCGGCTGCTGCTGCTCGGCATCGGCGACGGCGCCGACCGGGCCTGGCGGACCGCCGGGGCGGCGTTGACCCGCGCCGGCAAGGATGAGACGCATATCACGTTTTCGGTGCCGCCCGGCACCGGCGCGGAGGCGGTCCGCGCCCTCGTCGAGGGGCTGCTGCTCGCCTCCTACCGGTTCCGGATGACCGAGGCCGGCGAGTCGCCCGCGCTGACCGGGGTGGACCTGCTGGTCGATGACCCGGACGCGTACCGCGACGCGGTCGAGGTGGCCGAGACCACCGCCCGGATGACCCGGCTCGCCCGGGACCTCACCAACACCCCGTCCTCGGTGAAGAACCCGCAGTGGTTCGTCGCGCAGGTCGAGGCCGCCGCGGCCGACCAGCCCGACCTGCACCTGCGGGTACGCGGGCCCGAGGAACTGGCCGCCGAGGGCTTCGGAGGCATCCTCGCCGTCGGCGGCGGCTCGGCGAGCACCCCTCGCCTGGTGGAGCTGGACTGGCGGCCCGCCGACGCCCGTACCCACGTGGTGCTGGTCGGCAAGGGGATCACCTTCGACACCGGCGGCATCTCGATCAAGCCGGTGCCGGCGATGAAGCTGATGCGCAAGGACATGGCCGGCGCGGCCGCGGTGGTCGCGGCGACGCTGGGCGCGGCCGCGCTGCGGCTGCCGGTGCGGATCACCACGCTCGCTCCGCTGGCGGAGAACATGGTCAGCGGGTCCGCGTTCCGTCCCGGCGACATCGTCCGCCACTACGGCGGCCTGACCAGCGAGACCACCAACTCCGACGCCGAGGGCCGGCTGGTCCTCGCCGACGCGCTGGCGTACGCGGTCCGGGAGCTCCAGCCGGACCTGCTGATCGACCTGGCCACCCTGACCGGCGCCAACGCGGTCGCGCTCGGCAAGCGCACCGGCGCCCTCTACAGCGAGAACGACCAGCTCGCCGCCGACCTGCTGGCCGCCGTCGACGCCGCCGGCGAGGCCGCCTGGCGGATGCCGCTGGCCGCCGGCTACGTCGAGCACCTCGGCAGTGACCTGGCGGACCTGCACAGCTCGCCCGCCGTCGGCGCCGGCTCGGTGACCGCCGCGCTCTACCTGCGCGAGTTCACCGACGACCTGCGCGACCGGTGGCTGCACATCGACATGTCCGCGCCGTCCTGGGCCGACGGCGACGACGCCGAACTGACCCGGGGCGCGACCGGCTGGGGCGTACGCGGGCTGCTGCGCTGGCTGGCGACGCTGGACTGA
- a CDS encoding DUF3117 domain-containing protein: MAAMKPRTGDGPLEVTKEGRGIVMRVPLEGGGRLVVEMTPDEANALGDALKAAAG; the protein is encoded by the coding sequence ATGGCGGCGATGAAGCCGCGGACGGGCGACGGTCCGCTGGAAGTCACCAAGGAGGGCCGGGGCATCGTCATGCGGGTCCCGCTGGAGGGCGGTGGCCGGCTCGTCGTCGAGATGACTCCCGACGAGGCCAATGCACTCGGTGACGCCCTGAAGGCGGCCGCCGGCTGA
- a CDS encoding PaaX family transcriptional regulator, giving the protein MQARSALFDLYGDYLRPRGGRAPVAALVKLLAPLGIAPPAVRTAVSRMVRQGWLDPLRLATGPGYSITPKAARRLDEAGARIYRTGRVTWDGRFDLLVLQTPTARRDRQRLAANLAFLGYGTLDEHTWVATRASEDVDLLLEEAGVRYERFTAAHAAGTPGAMGVVRRAWDLTEIGHAYERFVAEQRPLLSGVTVRSGDEEAYAARFRLVHAWRTFLFRDPQLPPALLPERWPGTAAASFFDRHAARLRPAADRYVEHCLDASNRIARQKGR; this is encoded by the coding sequence ATGCAGGCACGGTCGGCACTCTTCGACCTGTACGGCGACTACCTCCGACCGAGGGGTGGCCGTGCACCGGTCGCCGCCCTGGTCAAGCTACTGGCGCCGCTCGGGATCGCTCCTCCGGCCGTGCGCACCGCGGTCTCCCGGATGGTTCGCCAGGGCTGGCTGGACCCGCTCCGGCTGGCCACCGGACCGGGATATTCGATCACACCGAAGGCCGCCCGGCGACTCGACGAGGCGGGCGCCCGGATCTACCGCACCGGCCGGGTCACCTGGGACGGCCGGTTCGACCTCCTGGTGCTCCAGACCCCGACGGCCCGGCGGGACCGGCAGCGCCTCGCCGCCAACCTGGCCTTCCTGGGCTACGGCACCCTCGACGAGCACACCTGGGTGGCCACCCGGGCGAGCGAGGACGTGGACCTGCTCCTGGAGGAGGCGGGCGTGCGCTACGAGCGGTTCACCGCCGCGCACGCCGCCGGCACGCCGGGCGCGATGGGGGTGGTCCGCCGGGCGTGGGACCTCACCGAGATCGGGCACGCGTACGAGCGGTTCGTCGCCGAGCAGCGGCCGCTGCTGTCCGGGGTGACCGTGCGCAGCGGCGACGAGGAGGCGTACGCGGCCCGGTTCCGGCTGGTGCACGCGTGGCGTACCTTCCTCTTCCGGGACCCGCAGCTGCCCCCGGCGCTGCTCCCGGAGCGCTGGCCCGGCACCGCCGCGGCCAGCTTCTTCGACCGGCACGCGGCCCGGCTGCGGCCGGCCGCCGACCGGTACGTCGAGCACTGCCTCGACGCCAGCAACCGCATCGCCCGACAGAAGGGTCGTTAG